A genomic segment from Ignavibacteriales bacterium encodes:
- a CDS encoding DPP IV N-terminal domain-containing protein, producing MFTSSKKVYLIILFGIFSIPLQFYTTAQNKQLTFNQVYMFGEPRILKQVPRLQGWYDDEHYLMQKRDAATSAIVKVNVKTSEETIVLNFNAINPNLDEAELTAEENIGITKDYTGLLFYNDSDLFFYSIPKNKLTRLTNNKDEESNPMLSPDGKKVAFTRNRDLYLVDIESTKETRLTNDASEVVYNGYASWVYMEEIIGRSLNYRAFWWAPNSEMIAFLRFDDSPVPKFPLVNYSSIHGELEWQHYPKPGDPNPIVKMGIAHINTNNVIWVDEDETADQYTAWPFWSPDSKQMFYQVLNRNQNYIQILSANPETGKNRLVYEEKSKTWVEFFEDIYILKNNKGFILRSEADGWRHLYFYDMNGELKKQLTKGEWNVSDIKLVDEKNERVYFEANKGDRLQTHLFVVDFYGDDVEQLSTINGTHKVTLSPNGKYYYDSYSEINSPGKLDLYDGEGTLIKNLGDRKSKLFDEYKLGKTELFSIKTEDGFDLPGLWVLPPDFDENKKYPVLFSVYGGPGGTDVTNSFSAYLDRYFISQSGIIYFVVDHRGSAYFGKRGKDYLFHNLGKWETNDYSEAVNWLKTKSFVDTTKIGITGSSYGGYVTCLALTLGADYFTHGLAEYSVTDWQLYDNVYTERYMDLPSENKEGYKFGSAMTHANKYKGLLRITHGTLDDNCHMQNTLQLVDKFTSMDKHFELMLYPNERHGVGFPKWQDAQREYVQFWFKNFLGKDFINE from the coding sequence ATGTTTACTTCATCAAAAAAAGTCTATTTAATTATTCTTTTTGGGATTTTCTCAATCCCACTTCAGTTTTATACAACTGCACAAAATAAACAACTTACCTTTAACCAGGTTTACATGTTTGGTGAGCCAAGAATTTTAAAACAAGTTCCGCGTCTGCAAGGCTGGTATGATGATGAACATTATCTAATGCAAAAACGTGATGCAGCAACAAGTGCAATTGTAAAGGTAAACGTCAAAACGAGTGAAGAAACAATCGTGTTGAATTTCAATGCAATCAATCCAAATCTAGATGAAGCAGAATTAACTGCCGAGGAAAATATTGGAATCACAAAAGATTACACGGGCTTACTTTTTTATAATGATAGCGATTTGTTTTTCTATTCCATTCCCAAGAACAAACTAACGCGATTAACAAACAACAAAGATGAAGAATCAAATCCAATGCTTTCTCCCGATGGAAAGAAAGTCGCATTTACACGCAACAGAGATTTGTACTTGGTTGATATTGAATCTACAAAAGAAACACGATTAACTAATGACGCAAGCGAGGTTGTCTATAACGGTTATGCATCATGGGTTTATATGGAGGAAATAATTGGTCGCTCACTTAACTATCGTGCTTTCTGGTGGGCACCGAACAGTGAGATGATTGCATTTTTGAGATTTGATGATTCACCTGTTCCTAAATTTCCGTTAGTTAATTATAGCAGTATTCATGGTGAACTCGAGTGGCAACATTATCCAAAACCAGGTGATCCAAATCCAATTGTTAAAATGGGTATTGCACATATTAATACAAATAATGTTATTTGGGTTGATGAAGATGAAACTGCCGACCAATACACAGCATGGCCGTTCTGGTCCCCGGATAGCAAACAAATGTTTTACCAGGTTTTAAATCGTAATCAAAATTATATCCAAATATTATCTGCAAACCCTGAGACAGGAAAAAACAGATTAGTGTATGAGGAAAAAAGTAAGACATGGGTTGAGTTTTTTGAAGACATTTACATCTTAAAAAACAACAAGGGTTTTATTCTTCGTTCCGAAGCTGATGGATGGAGACATTTATATTTTTATGATATGAATGGCGAGCTTAAGAAACAGTTAACCAAAGGTGAGTGGAATGTTTCAGATATTAAGTTGGTTGATGAAAAGAACGAAAGAGTTTACTTTGAGGCAAATAAAGGAGACAGATTACAAACTCATTTATTTGTTGTTGATTTTTATGGCGATGATGTTGAACAGCTATCAACAATAAATGGCACACATAAGGTTACTCTATCTCCAAATGGAAAATATTATTATGACTCTTATTCAGAAATAAATTCGCCGGGTAAATTAGATTTGTACGATGGCGAGGGAACGCTCATAAAAAATTTAGGTGATAGAAAATCAAAATTGTTCGATGAATATAAACTTGGTAAAACAGAACTGTTTTCAATTAAAACTGAAGATGGATTTGATCTACCGGGATTGTGGGTTCTTCCACCGGATTTTGATGAGAATAAAAAATATCCTGTTTTGTTTTCTGTTTACGGCGGTCCGGGTGGAACTGATGTTACGAACTCTTTCTCCGCATATTTAGATAGATATTTTATTTCGCAAAGTGGAATAATTTATTTTGTTGTTGATCATCGCGGCTCGGCATACTTTGGAAAAAGGGGAAAGGATTATTTATTTCACAATCTTGGAAAGTGGGAAACAAATGATTACTCTGAAGCTGTTAACTGGTTGAAAACAAAATCATTTGTTGATACAACAAAAATAGGAATTACCGGAAGCAGCTACGGCGGATATGTTACATGTTTGGCGCTAACTCTTGGTGCAGATTATTTTACTCACGGCCTTGCAGAATATTCTGTTACAGATTGGCAACTTTATGATAATGTTTACACAGAACGATATATGGATTTACCTTCTGAAAATAAAGAAGGTTACAAGTTTGGGTCCGCAATGACACACGCAAATAAGTACAAAGGATTGTTACGCATTACCCATGGGACTCTAGATGATAATTGTCATATGCAGAACACACTTCAGCTTGTGGATAAGTTTACGAGTATGGATAAACATTTTGAGTTAATGCTTTATCCAAATGAAAGACATGGTGTTGGATTTCCCAAATGGCAAGATGCACAACGAGAGTATGTACAATTCTGGTTTAAGAATTTTCTTGGAAAGGATTTTATAAATGAATGA
- the tkt gene encoding transketolase: protein MPETRLDIEQLSINTIRTLAIDGVQKANSGHPGMPLGMAPIAYALYYKTMKHNPANPNWLNRDRFILSAGHGSMLLYSILHLSGYKVSLDDLKNFRQWNSKTPGHPELGHTAGVETTTGPLGQGFATAVGMAIARDYLAALFNKDDSKIIDHGIWGICSDGDLMEGISHEAASLAGHLKLGKLVFFYDDNNITIDGKTDISYSDDVAKRFESYGWQVLTILDVNDVAQVDRAIKMAQSICERPTLIITKTHIGFGSPNKQDKSSSHGAPLGEEEVKLTKRNLGMPEDKIFYVPDEVHSHFKGIAECGQEAEDLWPKTLENYKAKYPKDFALYESVLKGEFDNNWLNHLPKFEDYTEKIATRVASGKVLNAAAIDIPTLIGGSADLNESNMTEIKSSKSFSSEHRVGKNIHFGIREHAMGAVLNGMAIYGGVVPFGATFLIFSDYMRPAIRLAALMKLKVIYIFTHDSIGLGEDGPTHQPIEQIASLRAIPNLTVIRPADANETVEAWKFAINHKGGPIALILTRQKLDVINPNKYAPAIELEKGAYIIKDSKQTPEVLLIASGSEVSLSIKAAEKLEAEGKNVRVISFPSWEIFEQQSDEYKKFIFPKNVKTKLSVEMGVAAGWHKYVGENGECLSIETFGASAPDSILYEKYGFTVDNIITTAKKLIDRKL from the coding sequence ATGCCCGAAACCAGACTTGATATTGAACAACTTTCTATAAATACAATCCGTACACTTGCTATTGATGGTGTTCAAAAAGCAAATTCAGGTCATCCCGGAATGCCTCTTGGAATGGCACCAATTGCTTATGCGCTTTATTACAAAACAATGAAACACAATCCTGCAAATCCTAATTGGTTAAACAGAGATAGATTTATTCTTTCTGCAGGCCATGGAAGTATGCTGCTTTATTCTATTCTTCATTTAAGCGGTTACAAAGTTTCTTTAGATGATCTTAAAAATTTTAGACAGTGGAATAGCAAAACGCCTGGTCATCCGGAGCTTGGACATACAGCTGGAGTTGAAACTACAACAGGCCCTTTAGGGCAGGGCTTTGCAACCGCAGTTGGAATGGCAATTGCACGTGATTACTTGGCGGCACTTTTTAATAAAGATGATAGTAAAATTATTGATCACGGTATTTGGGGAATTTGTAGCGACGGAGATTTGATGGAAGGCATTTCACACGAGGCTGCGTCGTTAGCAGGGCATTTAAAACTTGGTAAGTTAGTTTTCTTTTATGACGATAATAATATAACGATTGATGGTAAAACGGATATATCATATTCAGATGATGTGGCAAAAAGGTTTGAATCATACGGCTGGCAAGTGCTTACAATCCTGGATGTTAATGATGTTGCGCAAGTAGATCGAGCAATTAAAATGGCTCAATCCATTTGCGAAAGGCCAACTCTTATTATAACTAAAACACACATTGGTTTTGGAAGCCCGAATAAACAGGATAAATCATCCTCACATGGTGCGCCGCTTGGTGAAGAGGAGGTAAAGCTTACAAAAAGAAACCTCGGGATGCCAGAGGATAAAATTTTTTATGTCCCTGATGAGGTTCACTCGCATTTTAAGGGAATTGCGGAATGTGGGCAAGAGGCAGAAGATTTGTGGCCAAAAACCTTAGAAAATTATAAGGCTAAATATCCAAAAGACTTTGCTTTGTATGAATCCGTTCTAAAAGGTGAATTTGATAACAATTGGTTAAATCATTTACCAAAGTTTGAAGACTACACAGAAAAGATTGCAACACGAGTAGCTTCCGGCAAAGTTCTTAATGCTGCTGCTATTGATATTCCCACACTTATTGGTGGCTCAGCGGATTTGAATGAATCAAACATGACTGAAATAAAATCATCAAAATCTTTTTCATCAGAACACAGAGTTGGAAAAAATATTCATTTTGGAATTCGTGAACATGCAATGGGTGCTGTCTTAAACGGAATGGCCATCTACGGCGGAGTAGTTCCATTTGGTGCAACATTTTTAATTTTTTCAGATTATATGCGTCCTGCAATTAGGTTGGCCGCATTGATGAAATTAAAAGTTATATATATTTTTACTCACGATAGCATTGGACTTGGAGAAGATGGCCCAACACATCAACCAATCGAACAAATAGCATCATTAAGAGCTATACCAAATTTAACAGTTATTCGACCTGCAGATGCTAATGAAACTGTTGAGGCCTGGAAGTTTGCAATAAATCATAAAGGCGGCCCAATTGCGCTTATCTTAACAAGACAAAAGCTTGATGTAATTAATCCAAACAAATATGCACCTGCGATAGAATTAGAAAAAGGCGCATACATAATTAAAGATTCTAAACAAACACCAGAAGTTCTTTTAATTGCTAGTGGTTCAGAAGTTTCACTTTCAATAAAGGCTGCTGAAAAGCTTGAAGCAGAAGGAAAGAATGTTCGTGTTATTAGTTTTCCGAGTTGGGAAATTTTTGAACAGCAGAGTGATGAGTACAAAAAATTTATCTTCCCAAAAAATGTTAAAACGAAACTTTCTGTTGAAATGGGTGTTGCTGCTGGCTGGCATAAATATGTTGGAGAAAATGGCG